A single window of Paroedura picta isolate Pp20150507F chromosome 8, Ppicta_v3.0, whole genome shotgun sequence DNA harbors:
- the SMCO1 gene encoding single-pass membrane and coiled-coil domain-containing protein 1 — translation MKMSRETISLCALNKALNRVENKLQNIQAQFTVLDCSMQKLVERFEFQSTTLDNQMDQNEMWASLLEDRLTSVEINLFYSFICETIHYLRCQVLEKLPDLVEALPTLSSILRKKNKNQRIRSAWESVLEKSGLQEENVKALCAFFIVHSYDASYCPVDQRQNYSNDISSVIRNAVKNQLLQHSLLSAVCLVENGKDWGIFQDQKALSKK, via the exons ATGAAGATGAGCAGAGAAACTATATCTCTGTGTGCACTGAACAAGGCATTAAACAG GGTGGAGAATAAACTGCAGAACATTCAAGCTCAGTTTACTGTGCTAGATTGTAGCATGCAGAAATTAGTGGAGAGATTTGAGTTTCAAAGTACCACCCTGGACAATCAAATGGACCAGAATGAAATGTGGGCATCTCTGTTGGAAGACAG ATTGACTTCAGTTGAGATAAACCTTTTCTACAGCTTTATCTGTGAAACTATTCATTATTTACGTTGCCAAGTACTAGAAAAACTACCAGACCTGGTAGAAGCCCTTCCTACTTTGTCATCCATCttgaggaagaaaaacaaaaaccaaagaaTTAGGTCTGCATGGGAGTCAGTACTGGAGAAATCTGGACTGCAAGAAGAAAATGTCAAAGCACTCTGTGCCTTTTTCATTGTACATAGTTATGATGCTTCCTACTGCCCAGTTGATCAAAGGCAAAATTACTCCAATGATATCAGCTCTGTTATAAGAAATGCAGTGAAGAACCAGCTCCTTCAGCACAGTTTACTAAGTGCTGTCTGTCTGGTGGAGAATGGGAAAGATTGGGGAATTTTCCAAGACCAAAAAGCACTTTccaaaaaataa
- the WDR53 gene encoding WD repeat-containing protein 53 isoform X1 gives MAERWTNGHSSSVLCLNVSKDGLVASGGEGGELTFWSEEGSLIEQTWLQKTDDVTCVVFSPVCPRKLYTSHGETVSVLDIRYLKEPVECFRVNEEEINYLSVNETGNLLAVADDSGAIKIIDLESKKLSRCLSRHSNICTSAVFRPQRPQCLVSSGLDMKVMLWNLKKTRPLCIKSLQEEEAEDQSAGQLFNPPLVHSLSVSTCGNIFGCGAEDGKIRIFRVIGTKFEQEMAFKGHSLGVSQVCFLPELEAYWLVTGGNDGKVLLWNVSNDLGKQKIPVKTIHKQKIRMPTSTKKVDKMNAEVTNEGVPISPKLTIEHGEKVNWISCTEIKGSRRILIADQTSSISVYPITET, from the exons ATGGCTGAGAGGTGGACCAATGGCCACTCTTCTTCAGTATTGTGTTTGAATGTGAGCAAAGATGGACTGGTCGCttcaggaggagaaggaggagaactgACCTTCTGGAGTGAGGAAGGAAGTCTAATAGAACAGACATGGCTTCAAAAAACAGATGATGTTACTTGTGTCGTATTCTCTCCTGTCTGTCCCAGAAAACTTTACACTTCTCATGGAGAAACAGTTAGTGTGCTGGATATCAGGTATCTCAAGGAGCCAGTTGAATGTTTTCGCGTGAATGAGGAGGAGATTAATTATCTTTCAGTAAATGAAACAGGCAATCTTTTAGCTGTTGCAGATGATTCTGGAGCCATAAAGATAATTGACTTGGAAAGCAAGAAGTTAAGCCGTTGCCTGAGTAGACACTCAAATATTTGTACTTCTGCTGTGTTTCGGCCCCAAAGACCTCAATGTCTGGTTTCGAGTGGTCTGGATATGAAG GTTATGCTATGGAACCTGAAGAAAACTCGCCCCCTCTGTATCAAAagcttgcaggaagaggaagcagaagatCAGTCAGCTGGCCAGCTTTTTAACCCTCCCCTGGTCCATTCCCTGTCTGTTTCAACTTGTGGCAATATTTTTGGCTGTGGTGCTGAAGATGGTAAAATCAGAATTTTCCGAGTTATAGGTACCAAGTTTGAACAAGAGATGGCATTTAAGGGGCACTCCTTAGGGGTGTCACAAGTTTGCTTCCTGCCAGAACTTGAAGCTTATTGGCTGGTTACAGGAGGAAATGATGGCAAAGTGTTGCTGTGGAATGTCAGCAATGACCTAGGCAAACAGAAGATTCCAGTAAAAACCATTCACAAACAGAAGATCAGAATGCCCACCTCCACCAAAAAAGTTGACAAAATGAACGCAGAGGTTACAAATGAGGGTGTACCAATTTCACCAAAACTGACAATTGAACATGGAGAAAAGGTGAACTGGATTTCTTGCACGGAGATTAAAGGCTCCAGAAGAATACTCATTGCTGATCAGACTAGCAGTATATCTGTCTATCCTATCACTGAAACTTAA
- the WDR53 gene encoding WD repeat-containing protein 53 isoform X2, with amino-acid sequence MMLLVSYSLLSVPENFTLLMEKQLVCWISAVADDSGAIKIIDLESKKLSRCLSRHSNICTSAVFRPQRPQCLVSSGLDMKVMLWNLKKTRPLCIKSLQEEEAEDQSAGQLFNPPLVHSLSVSTCGNIFGCGAEDGKIRIFRVIGTKFEQEMAFKGHSLGVSQVCFLPELEAYWLVTGGNDGKVLLWNVSNDLGKQKIPVKTIHKQKIRMPTSTKKVDKMNAEVTNEGVPISPKLTIEHGEKVNWISCTEIKGSRRILIADQTSSISVYPITET; translated from the exons ATGATGTTACTTGTGTCGTATTCTCTCCTGTCTGTCCCAGAAAACTTTACACTTCTCATGGAGAAACAGTTAGTGTGCTGGATATCAG CTGTTGCAGATGATTCTGGAGCCATAAAGATAATTGACTTGGAAAGCAAGAAGTTAAGCCGTTGCCTGAGTAGACACTCAAATATTTGTACTTCTGCTGTGTTTCGGCCCCAAAGACCTCAATGTCTGGTTTCGAGTGGTCTGGATATGAAG GTTATGCTATGGAACCTGAAGAAAACTCGCCCCCTCTGTATCAAAagcttgcaggaagaggaagcagaagatCAGTCAGCTGGCCAGCTTTTTAACCCTCCCCTGGTCCATTCCCTGTCTGTTTCAACTTGTGGCAATATTTTTGGCTGTGGTGCTGAAGATGGTAAAATCAGAATTTTCCGAGTTATAGGTACCAAGTTTGAACAAGAGATGGCATTTAAGGGGCACTCCTTAGGGGTGTCACAAGTTTGCTTCCTGCCAGAACTTGAAGCTTATTGGCTGGTTACAGGAGGAAATGATGGCAAAGTGTTGCTGTGGAATGTCAGCAATGACCTAGGCAAACAGAAGATTCCAGTAAAAACCATTCACAAACAGAAGATCAGAATGCCCACCTCCACCAAAAAAGTTGACAAAATGAACGCAGAGGTTACAAATGAGGGTGTACCAATTTCACCAAAACTGACAATTGAACATGGAGAAAAGGTGAACTGGATTTCTTGCACGGAGATTAAAGGCTCCAGAAGAATACTCATTGCTGATCAGACTAGCAGTATATCTGTCTATCCTATCACTGAAACTTAA
- the FBXO45 gene encoding F-box/SPRY domain-containing protein 1 gives MAVACGGAPSSAGGAGGWRLPGRVLEFVFSYLDLRELRSCALVCKMWHRVLHGDENSEVWRSLAARSLAEEALRTDILCNVPTYKGKVRAFQHAFSTNDCSRNVYIKKNGFTLHRNPIAQSTDGARTKIGFSEGRHAWEVWWEGPLGTVAVIGIATKRAPMQCQGYVALLGSDDQSWGWNLVDNNLLHNGEVNGSFPQCNNAPKYQIGERIRVILDMEDKTLAFERGYEFLGVAFRGLPKTCLYPAVSAVYGNTEVTLVYLGKPLDG, from the exons ATGGCGGTTGCCTGCGGCGGGGCGCCGAGTtcggcgggcggggcggggggctggCGCCTGCCCGGCCGCGTGCTGGAATTCGTCTTCTCCTACCTGGACTTGCGCGAGCTGCGGAGCTGCGCGCTGGTGTGCAAGATGTGGCACCGCGTCCTGCACGGCGACGAGAACAGCGAGGTGTGGCGCAGCCTGGCCGCCCGCAGCCTGGCCGAGGAAGCGCTGCGCACCGACATCCTCTGCAACGTGCCCACCTACAAGGGCAAG GTGCGTGCCTTTCAGCATGCTTTCAGCACCAACGATTGCTCTAGAAACGTCTACATTAAGAAGAATGGATTTACTTTGCACAGGAATCCCATTGCTCAGAGTACAGATGGAGCAAGGACCAAGATTGGCTTCAGCGAAGGCCGGCATGCCTGGGAAGTCTGGTGGGAAGGTCCTCTCGGCACAGTAGCAGTAATTGGGATTGCTACAAAGCGAGCCCCCATGCAATGCCAGGGCTATGTGGCACTCCTGGGCAGCGATGATCAGAGCTGGGGCTGGAATTTGGTGGACAATAATTTGTTACATAATGGGGAAGTTAATGGCAGCTTTCCCCAATGCAACAATGCTCCGAAGTATCAA ATAGGTGAAAGAATTCGTGTCATCTTAGACATGGAAGATAAGACACTCGCTTTTGAGCGAGGCTATGAATTCCTAGGAGTTGCATTCCGGGGATTGCCAAAGACTTGTCTGTATCCAGCAGTATCTGCTGTGTATGGTAACACTGAGGTGACATTAGTTTACCTAGGAAAGCCTTTAGACGGATGA